One part of the Streptomyces lydicus genome encodes these proteins:
- a CDS encoding glyoxalase, protein MKKRNAMVRLLPALLLVVGVGGFAAPSSAQSRHTPARIPATTTAVGPQYDTTHVYVTPGAMDAFVTCWQATFGGTHTTKVVTQVTPTPSTTVSELVLSPVGTLSVFDFRTPVPYPFGAERTGWLMSDFDKGVRLARASGADVVVAPFDDPIGKDAVVQFPGGVNAQLYWHTKAPSYAPLETVPDNRIYLTRDSASEFLTSYLRFTGGRIVSDDRAAEGGQIGVPDGTYRRIAISSPFGNTVVSVTDGHLPYPFGRETTGYAVKDLTSTLRKAEAAGAKALRGPYTSEGRTSAMVRFPGGYVAELHQGDAR, encoded by the coding sequence ATGAAGAAGCGCAACGCAATGGTGCGGTTGCTGCCGGCGTTATTGCTGGTGGTGGGGGTGGGGGGATTCGCGGCTCCGTCGTCGGCCCAGAGCCGGCACACCCCTGCCCGGATCCCGGCCACGACCACCGCGGTCGGACCGCAGTACGACACCACGCACGTCTATGTCACCCCGGGCGCGATGGATGCGTTCGTCACCTGCTGGCAGGCGACCTTCGGCGGAACCCACACGACCAAGGTGGTCACACAGGTCACGCCGACGCCCAGTACGACCGTGTCGGAGTTGGTTCTCTCACCTGTCGGCACACTGTCCGTCTTCGACTTCCGGACGCCGGTCCCCTACCCGTTCGGTGCCGAACGCACCGGCTGGCTCATGAGCGACTTCGACAAGGGCGTCCGGCTGGCCCGGGCGAGCGGGGCGGACGTCGTCGTCGCGCCCTTCGACGACCCCATCGGCAAGGACGCGGTCGTCCAGTTCCCGGGCGGCGTCAACGCCCAGCTGTACTGGCACACCAAGGCTCCGTCCTACGCGCCGTTGGAGACCGTGCCGGACAACCGCATCTACCTGACGAGGGACTCGGCGAGTGAGTTCCTCACGTCGTACCTGCGCTTCACCGGTGGCCGGATCGTCTCGGACGACCGGGCCGCCGAGGGTGGTCAGATCGGTGTGCCCGACGGGACGTACCGCCGCATCGCCATCAGCTCCCCCTTCGGCAACACCGTGGTCAGCGTGACCGATGGGCATCTGCCGTACCCGTTCGGGCGGGAGACCACCGGCTACGCGGTGAAGGACCTCACCTCGACCCTGCGCAAGGCTGAGGCCGCGGGCGCGAAGGCGCTCCGGGGGCCGTACACCTCCGAGGGGCGCACCAGCGCGATGGTGCGGTTCCCCGGCGGCTACGTGGCCGAACTCCACCAGGGCGACGCCCGCTGA
- a CDS encoding ATP-binding cassette domain-containing protein, with protein sequence MTAFRLLWTAADHRARRDLLIAAVLAGTAELCAAGLLGVSGWFLTSCAVVTAQANTTWSWMYPSGTVRALALGRTGLRYSERLVSHGALLGATVSLRSRLVRAATTVPARELRNHRDGALMARLTSDVGAAGGMAGQVVPPLAGIGLTAAVVVTLLTVASPPSGAAELLLLALSVATAVTAERRTRGHQRTAAEAWATARATLLSARSAWWELRCLDAVDPVREQVADAVGRARRAEAAAETMMRRSRLLLRLLAVAGQTAVLVLALSGPVFAQPAAEAIGEVLLVAAAYELVETLPQVLRDHGLAADAAHRLTELANRALPGELSTASPPRASPAGAARALVARHVPVGVGAYRTRWSAVIEPGSVVLVTGPNGSGKSTLLETLAGRISPAVPRSVLLDGVPVESLPARAIADSLTLVEAEDWIADATLAENLRQSAPGADDATLRAALEAAALEQLPLDTPTGPLGSALSQGQRRRLVIARAVLRTPAVLLLDEPTAGLDDRTATRMLTGVRRALPDSALVIALPDRHDDLLPFAASRVLRLKPTSRAAIAE encoded by the coding sequence GTGACCGCGTTCAGGCTGCTGTGGACGGCGGCGGACCACCGGGCACGCCGCGACCTGCTGATCGCAGCGGTGCTCGCCGGGACCGCCGAACTGTGTGCCGCCGGCCTGCTGGGGGTGTCCGGCTGGTTCCTGACCTCCTGCGCGGTGGTCACCGCACAGGCGAACACCACCTGGTCCTGGATGTATCCCTCGGGAACGGTCCGCGCCCTCGCCCTGGGCCGCACCGGTCTGCGCTACTCGGAGCGCCTGGTCAGCCATGGCGCCCTGCTCGGCGCGACCGTCTCGCTGCGCTCACGCCTGGTCCGCGCCGCGACCACCGTGCCGGCCCGCGAACTGCGCAACCACCGTGACGGCGCCCTGATGGCCCGGCTCACCAGCGACGTCGGCGCGGCGGGCGGGATGGCCGGCCAGGTCGTCCCGCCGCTGGCAGGGATCGGCCTGACCGCCGCCGTCGTCGTCACCCTGCTGACGGTGGCGAGTCCGCCGTCCGGCGCGGCGGAACTGCTGCTGCTCGCGCTCTCCGTGGCCACGGCAGTGACCGCCGAGCGGCGGACCCGCGGCCATCAGCGGACGGCCGCGGAAGCGTGGGCCACCGCACGCGCCACGCTGCTCAGCGCGCGCTCCGCGTGGTGGGAACTGCGCTGCCTGGACGCGGTCGATCCGGTCCGCGAGCAGGTCGCGGACGCGGTCGGCAGGGCCCGGCGGGCCGAGGCCGCGGCTGAGACGATGATGCGCCGATCCCGGCTGCTGCTGCGGCTGTTGGCCGTGGCCGGCCAGACGGCGGTCCTGGTCCTGGCGCTGTCCGGTCCGGTCTTCGCCCAGCCGGCTGCCGAGGCCATCGGCGAGGTGCTGCTGGTCGCGGCCGCGTACGAGCTGGTGGAGACGCTCCCTCAGGTGCTCCGCGACCACGGCCTGGCCGCCGACGCCGCCCACCGGCTGACGGAGCTCGCGAACCGGGCCCTCCCGGGTGAGCTGTCGACCGCGTCCCCGCCGAGGGCGTCGCCGGCAGGCGCGGCACGGGCCCTGGTGGCCCGCCACGTGCCTGTCGGTGTCGGCGCCTACCGCACCCGGTGGTCCGCGGTGATCGAGCCCGGCAGCGTCGTCCTGGTCACCGGGCCCAACGGCAGTGGGAAGAGCACCCTGTTGGAGACGCTGGCGGGACGGATCTCCCCCGCTGTTCCCCGGTCGGTGCTGCTCGACGGCGTACCCGTCGAGTCCCTGCCCGCCCGTGCGATCGCCGATTCGCTCACCCTCGTCGAAGCGGAGGACTGGATCGCCGACGCGACCCTCGCCGAGAACCTCCGGCAATCCGCCCCGGGCGCGGACGACGCCACACTCCGGGCGGCCCTGGAGGCCGCGGCGTTGGAGCAGTTGCCCCTCGACACTCCGACGGGCCCGTTGGGCAGTGCTCTCTCGCAGGGCCAGCGACGCCGCCTGGTGATCGCGAGAGCGGTCCTGCGGACACCCGCGGTCCTTCTGCTCGACGAACCGACGGCCGGCCTCGACGACCGTACGGCGACGCGGATGCTGACGGGCGTGCGGCGCGCCCTGCCGGACAGCGCCCTGGTGATCGCCCTACCGGACCGGCACGACGACCTCCTGCCCTTCGCCGCCTCCCGCGTCCTGCGGCTGAAGCCCACTTCCCGTGCGGCAATCGCTGAGTAG
- a CDS encoding ATP-binding cassette domain-containing protein: MNESPDHLARLGRDDEGQQRAAGLLTQWAAVGEPAFRRAGTLRGLAAAGHVMWAAGLGRAAEAALRSPHGGAALATVLSGAALVAAGLLLRAVLLAAADRTADDGAAAVQDHLRTRLLLAALPAAATPLEEVSDAALGEALDGEVGRLTPWLTTYVPARRAMLLGSGIVLAAILVGSWAVALLLVLATPLLPFNLKVIGLGTRAAVHAQLTATRKLSTQLLDQLRGLPTLVGLGAGEEAVRATEAVDRELARRTRTVLRVAFLSTAWIELLITVAMAVVATYCGLALLGYLDLPVVPSTMSLGTALFVLVLTPAYFAPARELARGYHARAEASAAAELISEIIGRVPVAPTDCLPTRVPTVRRPSGPGPAGVTLKEVGVRYRGRDDAALDEVTLTVRPGSIVALSGPSGAGKTTLLSVAAGLREPDRGQCLHTIGSATRQASPAMTTWVGQPSHLLPGTLRDNLLLARRDADDVQLAAAFTALGFEDLLAALPQGLTTPVVERGWGLSSGQMQQLVLVRALLHDAPLLCLDEPTAHLDPDGEARVIGAIRTLARRRTVLLTTHSPALLGIADDIVRLEQGRVSRTRETL, translated from the coding sequence GTGAACGAAAGCCCCGACCACCTCGCCCGGCTCGGCCGGGACGACGAAGGTCAGCAGCGGGCGGCGGGACTGCTCACCCAATGGGCGGCGGTCGGCGAACCCGCATTCCGGCGAGCCGGCACCCTGCGCGGGCTGGCGGCCGCGGGCCATGTGATGTGGGCGGCGGGGCTGGGCCGGGCGGCCGAGGCCGCACTGCGGTCCCCCCACGGGGGCGCAGCCCTGGCCACGGTGCTCTCCGGTGCGGCCCTGGTCGCCGCCGGGTTGCTGCTGCGCGCAGTCCTGCTCGCGGCGGCCGACCGGACCGCGGACGACGGCGCGGCCGCCGTCCAGGACCACCTGCGCACCCGCCTGCTCCTGGCCGCGCTCCCCGCGGCGGCCACGCCCTTGGAAGAGGTGTCGGACGCCGCTCTCGGTGAGGCCCTCGACGGCGAGGTGGGCCGATTGACCCCGTGGCTGACGACGTACGTTCCTGCCCGGCGGGCGATGCTGCTGGGCAGCGGCATCGTGCTGGCCGCCATCCTGGTGGGGAGTTGGGCCGTCGCTCTGCTGCTCGTGCTGGCGACACCGCTGCTGCCGTTCAACCTGAAAGTGATCGGCCTGGGCACGCGCGCCGCGGTGCACGCCCAGCTCACCGCCACCCGGAAGCTGAGCACCCAGCTGCTGGACCAACTGCGCGGACTGCCCACGCTCGTCGGCCTCGGAGCCGGTGAGGAAGCGGTACGCGCGACCGAGGCGGTCGACCGGGAACTGGCCAGGCGCACCCGGACCGTACTGCGGGTGGCCTTCCTCTCGACCGCCTGGATCGAGCTCCTCATCACCGTGGCCATGGCCGTCGTCGCCACGTACTGCGGACTCGCCCTGCTCGGCTACCTCGACCTGCCGGTGGTCCCGTCCACCATGAGCCTGGGCACCGCGCTGTTCGTGCTCGTCCTGACCCCGGCGTACTTCGCCCCTGCCCGGGAGCTCGCCCGTGGCTACCACGCCCGTGCCGAGGCATCCGCGGCGGCCGAGCTGATCTCGGAGATCATCGGCAGGGTCCCGGTCGCACCGACCGACTGTCTCCCGACGCGGGTGCCCACCGTGCGTCGTCCGAGCGGGCCGGGCCCGGCCGGTGTGACCCTGAAGGAGGTAGGCGTTCGGTACCGGGGTCGCGACGACGCGGCCCTGGACGAGGTCACCCTGACCGTGCGGCCGGGTTCGATCGTGGCCCTCAGCGGCCCCAGCGGCGCCGGAAAGACAACCCTGCTCTCCGTGGCGGCAGGTCTGCGCGAACCGGACCGCGGGCAGTGCCTGCACACCATCGGCTCCGCGACCCGGCAAGCCTCGCCGGCCATGACGACATGGGTCGGACAGCCCTCCCACCTCCTCCCCGGCACGCTACGGGACAACCTGCTGCTGGCCCGGCGCGACGCCGACGACGTACAACTGGCCGCGGCGTTCACGGCACTGGGCTTCGAGGACCTGCTCGCCGCACTTCCCCAGGGGTTGACGACGCCGGTCGTGGAGCGCGGCTGGGGGCTGTCCTCCGGGCAGATGCAGCAGTTGGTGCTGGTCCGGGCTCTGCTCCACGACGCACCGCTGCTGTGCCTGGACGAACCCACCGCCCATCTCGACCCGGACGGCGAGGCCCGTGTCATCGGCGCCATCCGGACGCTCGCGCGCCGTCGCACCGTGCTGCTCACGACACACAGCCCGGCACTGCTCGGCATCGCCGACGACATCGTGCGGCTGGAACAGGGACGGGTGTCCCGGACGAGGGAGACACTGTGA
- a CDS encoding cytochrome d ubiquinol oxidase subunit II, whose amino-acid sequence MLEYASYALVLLALGAYVLLDGYDLGIGILSLFDRSDQRRKEYNELIATAWDANESWLILAGVALWAGLPGVYATVLPGVYLPLIVMLLALVLRGTAIELQSAAPGYRRGWGLVFGISSLVATVCQGLVVGGVLSGLPHRGGVFTGSTWDWLTPYSVLCALGMVAVYLLAGAAWLQDKTTGTAHERAGRLGRPLILAVAVAGLVLGFGLRFADPQHLGFDQPLRATLFGLAVAVAVVCAATAWYGFGRRPDWRPFAAVAGTEAAGLLALVAATAPVVVPPDLTVHAAAGPHGSQLFLLIGVGGCMPVVLAYNLYAWWVFRGKFARPPAHTDPAGPPDTGAAAERSVPAAPAAGDGPWAAVAARRVLLTLLAVAVAAVSQDVFGGVRVWIGPVGVALFAMTALAGWIRSDRRSAAAGEFDLQAADK is encoded by the coding sequence ATGCTTGAGTACGCGTCATACGCCTTGGTCCTGCTCGCACTCGGGGCCTACGTCCTGCTCGACGGTTACGACCTCGGCATCGGCATCCTGAGCCTGTTCGACCGCAGCGACCAGCGGCGCAAGGAGTACAACGAGCTGATCGCGACCGCATGGGACGCCAACGAGAGCTGGCTCATCCTGGCGGGCGTGGCGCTGTGGGCGGGCCTGCCCGGTGTCTACGCCACCGTGCTGCCCGGCGTCTACCTGCCGCTGATCGTCATGCTGCTCGCCCTCGTGCTGCGCGGCACGGCCATCGAGCTGCAGAGCGCCGCCCCCGGCTACCGGCGCGGCTGGGGCCTCGTCTTCGGAATCTCCTCGCTGGTGGCCACCGTGTGCCAGGGCCTCGTCGTCGGCGGCGTCCTGTCCGGACTGCCGCACCGCGGCGGGGTGTTCACCGGAAGCACCTGGGACTGGCTGACGCCCTACAGCGTGCTGTGCGCCCTGGGGATGGTGGCCGTCTACCTGCTGGCGGGTGCCGCGTGGCTGCAGGACAAGACCACGGGGACAGCCCACGAACGAGCGGGCCGCCTGGGGCGACCGCTGATCCTGGCGGTCGCGGTGGCCGGCCTGGTCCTCGGATTCGGGCTCCGGTTCGCCGACCCGCAGCACCTGGGCTTCGACCAGCCGCTCCGGGCAACCCTGTTCGGCCTCGCGGTGGCGGTGGCCGTGGTCTGCGCGGCGACCGCCTGGTACGGCTTCGGCCGCCGGCCCGACTGGCGTCCGTTCGCCGCCGTGGCCGGTACGGAGGCCGCGGGCCTGCTCGCGCTCGTCGCCGCCACCGCGCCCGTCGTCGTCCCACCCGACCTGACCGTGCACGCGGCCGCCGGCCCGCACGGGTCGCAGCTGTTCCTGCTCATCGGGGTGGGCGGGTGCATGCCGGTCGTCCTGGCCTACAACCTCTACGCGTGGTGGGTCTTCCGCGGGAAGTTCGCCCGGCCACCGGCCCACACCGACCCGGCCGGCCCGCCCGACACCGGGGCCGCCGCGGAGCGGTCCGTGCCGGCGGCCCCGGCCGCGGGCGACGGTCCGTGGGCGGCCGTCGCCGCCCGGCGCGTGCTCCTGACCCTCCTGGCCGTCGCGGTGGCCGCCGTCTCGCAGGATGTCTTCGGCGGCGTACGGGTGTGGATCGGACCGGTCGGTGTCGCTCTGTTCGCCATGACGGCGCTCGCCGGATGGATCCGCTCCGACCGCCGCTCGGCGGCCGCCGGCGAATTCGACCTCCAGGCAGCCGACAAGTGA
- a CDS encoding cytochrome ubiquinol oxidase subunit I: MASPAVVDISRWQFAVTAVFHMSFPALTVGLSLFLAVMYTVYLRTGNPLYLQIFRFWKKIFAVGFGLGVVAGTVMTFEFGLNWGRYAHAVGPILGVTIGMEVITAFFLEAGFIGIMLYGDGRVRPRTMAFACWMLVVGTLLSTTWILSANSWMQDPTGFAEVGDQFRASDWWQVLFNPAFSYRYPHILLAVLISAAWFIGGIAAWYLVKQRALPFARRTLSIALGVLAVLMPVQLYAGDLTAVFMGAHQPAKLEAFEGNWKSDNNGYNLLVVPDTDKGENTFQVAIPHLGAVIGKDLSGKAHVPGLLQTPEDERPDMWSVFYGFRAMYFTALAMFGMAFAGLVLRLRGRLYTARRFHRLMVWMAPAGVVAISGGWITAEAGRQPWVVYGLIRTSDAVSHLSLGAAIAGLTGFVTVYALLLGLWIRYIVRTVRTGPEHLVTDAGTTVHATEIGHA, encoded by the coding sequence GTGGCGTCGCCCGCAGTGGTGGATATCTCACGATGGCAGTTCGCCGTCACCGCAGTCTTCCACATGAGCTTTCCCGCACTGACCGTCGGCCTCTCCCTCTTCTTGGCCGTGATGTACACGGTCTACCTCAGGACCGGGAATCCGCTGTACCTCCAGATATTCCGTTTCTGGAAGAAGATATTCGCGGTCGGATTCGGTCTCGGTGTGGTCGCCGGTACCGTCATGACTTTCGAGTTCGGCCTCAACTGGGGCAGATACGCCCATGCGGTCGGTCCGATCCTCGGTGTCACGATCGGAATGGAGGTCATCACGGCCTTCTTCCTGGAAGCCGGGTTCATCGGCATCATGCTGTACGGCGACGGCCGAGTGCGCCCCAGAACCATGGCGTTCGCCTGCTGGATGCTCGTCGTCGGCACACTGCTGTCCACGACATGGATCCTGTCCGCCAACAGCTGGATGCAGGACCCTACGGGGTTCGCCGAGGTCGGCGACCAGTTCCGGGCGAGCGACTGGTGGCAGGTGCTGTTCAACCCGGCGTTCTCCTACCGGTATCCGCACATCCTGCTCGCGGTGCTGATCAGCGCCGCTTGGTTCATCGGCGGGATCGCCGCCTGGTACCTGGTCAAGCAGCGAGCGCTGCCCTTCGCCCGCCGCACGCTGTCCATCGCACTGGGAGTGCTGGCCGTCCTGATGCCCGTACAGCTTTATGCGGGCGACCTCACCGCCGTGTTCATGGGTGCCCACCAGCCCGCCAAACTGGAGGCATTCGAAGGCAATTGGAAGTCCGACAACAACGGCTACAACCTGCTTGTGGTGCCCGACACGGACAAGGGCGAGAACACGTTCCAGGTCGCGATACCGCACTTGGGCGCCGTCATCGGCAAGGACCTCTCCGGAAAGGCGCACGTCCCCGGACTGTTGCAGACACCCGAGGACGAACGCCCCGACATGTGGTCCGTCTTCTACGGCTTCCGGGCGATGTACTTCACCGCTCTGGCGATGTTCGGCATGGCCTTCGCCGGATTGGTGCTGCGGCTGCGCGGCAGGCTGTACACAGCCCGGCGGTTCCACCGGCTGATGGTCTGGATGGCCCCCGCCGGTGTCGTGGCCATCAGCGGCGGCTGGATCACCGCGGAGGCCGGCCGACAGCCCTGGGTCGTCTACGGGCTGATCCGCACCAGTGACGCCGTCTCCCACCTCTCCCTCGGCGCGGCGATCGCCGGCCTCACCGGCTTCGTCACCGTCTACGCGCTGCTGCTCGGGCTGTGGATCCGCTACATCGTCCGCACGGTGCGGACCGGCCCCGAGCACCTGGTGACCGACGCCGGCACCACCGTCCACGCCACGGAGATCGGCCATGCTTGA